A single window of Bacteroidales bacterium DNA harbors:
- a CDS encoding glycogen debranching enzyme family protein, translated as MAYIKFDKTQLINLEYSLRRELLRSNRSGAFASTTIINCNTRKYHGLLIVPQPQFGNDPHVLLSTLDETVIQHDADFNLGIHKYQNGVYAPKGHKYVRNFELDPAPKITYRVGGVVLEKEILFSSHENQVLIKYTLAEANSPTKLRLKPFLAFRNIHELSKANIDANKKYEPVKNGIKVTMYDGYSPLFIQFSKKTEYVHVPDWYYNIEYTHESLRGYDSVEDLYVPGYFEIEIAKGESVILAAGTAEINPTGLKQRFVAEGKKRLPRNSFENCLINAAQQFVIRKENKVEVLAGYPWYGSIGRDTFMSLPGLLLTRDDTKTFKEVIDSMISTMQGPFFHNTIKNHTINYNSVDTQLWFFWALQKYVEKTGEKAKIWNEYRNVMKLILNAYRDGTQYNIKMQENGLLFAGETGNAITWMNALVNGKPVTPRIGLPVEVNALWYNAVMFSLELAKAAKDSTFTGQWKGIPEKIKTGFEAEFWDQEKGYLADYTNGNFKDWSVRPNQLLAVSMPYSPLSDIQQKRILDVVERELLTPKGLRSLTPKSLKYKGVYRGTEQERDEAYHQGSVVAWLIGHYAEAYLKVYKKGGLFVIKNLFNGLEPEMQTYGIGTISEIFDGDPPHHPSGAISMASSVAELLRIIEMIKNYE; from the coding sequence ATGGCCTACATTAAGTTTGACAAAACACAGTTAATTAACCTCGAATATTCATTACGACGTGAACTCCTCCGCTCGAACCGCTCTGGTGCATTTGCTTCAACCACAATCATTAATTGCAACACCAGGAAATACCATGGTTTACTCATTGTACCGCAACCACAATTCGGTAACGACCCGCATGTGCTGCTCTCTACACTCGACGAGACCGTGATTCAGCATGATGCCGATTTTAACCTGGGAATCCACAAATACCAAAATGGCGTGTATGCCCCAAAAGGTCATAAATATGTAAGGAATTTTGAACTCGATCCCGCTCCAAAAATTACTTACAGGGTAGGTGGTGTCGTTCTCGAAAAGGAAATTCTGTTTTCTTCACATGAAAATCAGGTGCTCATCAAATACACGTTGGCTGAAGCAAATTCACCAACTAAATTAAGGCTCAAGCCGTTCCTTGCGTTCCGCAACATTCATGAGCTTTCAAAAGCCAATATTGATGCCAATAAAAAATATGAGCCCGTTAAAAATGGGATTAAGGTTACCATGTATGACGGCTATTCACCACTTTTTATTCAATTTTCGAAAAAGACAGAATATGTGCATGTGCCTGATTGGTATTACAATATTGAATACACGCACGAGAGTCTGAGAGGTTATGATTCAGTTGAAGACCTCTATGTACCCGGGTACTTTGAGATTGAAATTGCTAAAGGTGAATCTGTCATCCTTGCCGCCGGAACTGCAGAAATTAACCCAACAGGTTTAAAGCAAAGATTTGTTGCAGAAGGGAAAAAAAGGCTCCCGAGAAACTCATTCGAGAACTGTCTCATCAATGCAGCACAACAGTTTGTTATCCGAAAAGAGAATAAGGTTGAAGTGCTGGCCGGTTACCCATGGTATGGCAGCATAGGTCGCGACACATTTATGTCGCTGCCGGGTCTTTTGCTTACCCGGGATGATACAAAAACCTTCAAAGAAGTCATTGATTCGATGATTTCGACTATGCAAGGACCTTTTTTCCACAATACTATTAAGAATCATACGATAAACTACAACTCAGTTGACACTCAATTATGGTTCTTCTGGGCGCTGCAAAAGTATGTCGAAAAAACCGGCGAGAAAGCCAAAATATGGAATGAATACAGAAATGTAATGAAACTCATCCTGAATGCTTACCGGGATGGAACACAATATAATATTAAGATGCAGGAAAACGGGCTGCTGTTTGCAGGAGAAACCGGAAATGCGATAACCTGGATGAACGCCCTGGTTAACGGAAAACCCGTAACACCGCGAATAGGCCTGCCAGTCGAAGTAAATGCCCTTTGGTACAATGCTGTAATGTTTAGTCTTGAGCTGGCCAAAGCAGCCAAAGACTCAACATTTACAGGTCAATGGAAAGGTATTCCGGAAAAAATCAAAACTGGATTCGAAGCTGAATTCTGGGACCAGGAGAAAGGTTACCTTGCCGACTACACCAATGGCAACTTCAAGGACTGGTCGGTACGTCCAAACCAGCTGCTTGCTGTTTCGATGCCTTATTCGCCGTTGAGTGATATCCAGCAAAAAAGAATCCTTGACGTTGTTGAAAGAGAATTACTTACTCCAAAAGGGTTACGGTCTTTAACACCAAAAAGTCTGAAATACAAAGGTGTTTACCGCGGAACTGAGCAGGAACGTGATGAAGCTTATCACCAGGGTTCAGTGGTAGCATGGCTGATCGGGCATTATGCCGAAGCCTACCTGAAAGTTTACAAAAAAGGCGGGCTGTTTGTCATCAAAAATCTGTTCAATGGACTGGAACCCGAGATGCAAACTTATGGCATAGGCACTATTTCTGAAATTTTTGACGGTGATCCACCGCACCACCCTTCAGGCGCCATCTCGATGGCTTCATCGGTTGCCGAACTGCTAAGAATCATTGAAATGATAAAAAATTATGAATAG